The Sphaerodactylus townsendi isolate TG3544 linkage group LG02, MPM_Stown_v2.3, whole genome shotgun sequence DNA segment tccttttttgaggatcgcggcgaccaagaactggacacagtactccaagatgcTTGGTTAAGCAcctactgcttttatataaggggcatgacaatctttgcagtttttttttttattatccaattccttttctaatgatccccagcatagagtttgcctttttcacagctgccatgcattgagttgagatccccatggaactatcaactaagacacccaaatcccgctttcctggtctgtgactgttagcactttGGACCCCTGTAGCcgtggtatgtgaagtttggattttgttgcccctatgtgcatcacttttacattttgctacattgaactacattgccatttctgagccccactcacctaatttatcaaggtccgcttggagcctCTTCGCCAgtatcctttgtggttctcaccatcaatccctacataatttggtatcatctgcaaacttagccaccacgctacccacccctacttccaaggtcatttatgaataggttaaagagcactgaggtcccaaaagcggatcgcttggggggacaccactcctcgacatctctccattgtgagaacttcccattttacacccactctttgtttcctgtttctccaaccagtttttttaatccataggaggacttcccctcttattccttcattgctggaagtttttctcaacagtctcctggTGGAAgtggaactttgtcaaaaaagccttttggaaatccaagtagacaatgtccaccggttcacccctgtcccacatgccttgttttacacccctcaaaaaaagaactctagtaagctcttgtaagacaggattttgcctctgcaaaagccatgctgactctctttctcagcaggtctttgcttttttctacatgttttataattttattctttaatgataagattctactaattctaccatGGAACAGgtgatgtcaaactgactggcgactgtaatttcctgggtcccccctagacccttttttaaagattggtgtgacattggccatcttccagtctttagggatggagcctgatttcagggataagttgcatattaatgtgagaacatcagcaatttcatgcttgagctctttaagaactcttgggtgaatgcaatctgggccaggggatttggtaacatttagtttatcaatggctgccagaacttcttccttgtctatcactatcttcgctagttcctcggattcgcctcctaagaagcttggttcaggtgcaggaatgttcctcacctcctcttgggtgaagacagatgcaaagaattcattcagcttctctgcaatctccctgaaACAGTTCTCTTTataagctgttttgtttttgaagagaTGCTGTATGAATGAaattaactttcttttctttccaattaTAAAATTTTAAGCAAGTCCCTCCCACCAAATGGACTCAGCCTCAAATCTCTAGCGGAAAGGATCCTGAACTACTCACTTGACAAATCTCTTCATCTGCGTTGCAGCAACTGGGAGAGTGAGCAACTGACTGAGGAACAGGTTTGTTTGAGCTGTGAATATTGATTATATCCCACATTGTCAACCCTGCCAGCCTAACAGGGTTGCTTGCAGAATAAAAACATGCATTGAAAAACACAACAAGAACACACACAGCCTTGGCTAAAAAGCATCAGTTAAAAGCCTGGCTGAAAAGAAGAGTTTTATTCTGGCTTCTAAGACTCACAAGGCTCGTCACAGCAGGATAATCTTTTTGGATAATTTCCAGCTTATTCTCAATGACTGTTCAGTTTCTCTGTGGTTCAAGTTTTTCCTGTGGGCAAAAAGAaagcaagagtttggatttccaaaggctttgggTATGAATTGACCGAAGCACCTGTTAATGATTTTCTTTGCAGGAAGGAACTGCATGGTacagggttgggggtggggttgaggaTACTTCAGTTTTGGCTGAGATAAACCTGTTTGGGCAGCTACTGTAAAGAGCCACCACCATAACAGCAGGTCAACAAGGCAGTTCTTGGGTGGCAGGTCCCAGCCACACCAGTGGGCTGAGTGGCTCTCTGCCTCTCGTGGGGGGAATCCTCTTTTTGAAGGCCAGACGTTGATATGGTAGGGACTACCAGCTCCAGGCTTAGTGGAGAGGAGCTGGCAAGAAGAGGATGCAGAGGCACAGGGTGTGTGCAAACTCTCTCTTCTCCATCTGATGCCATGTTGGGGAGACTCTGGGCCTGAgccagaagatgggggggggggggggcccaagaCTTGCTGCCATTTTTCAGTGAATCCAGGGGTGAAATCAAGGATGGAAAAAGTTGCTATAATGGGGGTGCAAATAGGGTCAGTCTCCAAAAGGACATTATCCCcaaccattttaaaaagaatgttattTGAGAATGTTTGCACCTCTCCAATACTGCAGAGCTGCTCACAATAAAAGTGAACATATCTATACAGTTAGCAGTGCCCCAAAAGAGGAACAAATATAATACCTCAGGAAAAAACAGCCTAGCACATAAAGCAATAACCGGTACTAAAAACCAGAATTTGCCCCACAGATTCCCACAAAGGACTGCTTTAAAGAATTTTCTGAAGCCACTGAAGACAGAGCATTTCTTTATGTGTTCAGGAAGCCTGTTCTATCTGATAGGGACATTAACAGAAACACTGTCAGATCTGTTGGCTTGTTTATCATTAACTATGGGGGCACCAATCAAAGGAATTGCTCAGTTGAACAACTTTGTCGGTGCAGCCTTGAAGCTTCATAAAGTCTAATGTTGGAATTACCTTAAGAAAGATAGAGGTGACAGTCTCATTCATTGTGATGTGTTCTTTTTGTATTGCAGGTCCTCATGCAGATCAGAACTGCCACTATGTAATGTAATGCAAaggctcttcttttcttctcagatTGCTTACGCTGCCAGGGATGCCCAGGTGTCAGTAGCTCTGTTCCTGCATCTACTGAGACTTCCCTTTGTCCCACAAGTAGAAAGAAGTGAGCAAACTCTTCCTGGTTGGGAAAAGGGCCTGAGAAAGTGTCAGGACTTGGTGGATGTACCTTTCAAAGGGAGAAACAATAGTTGCTTTGGTGATGATGAGACCAAAGATGGAGACTTGCTGCAAAAAGCAAAAAATCAATGGCCGCTATCTAACGAGCAATCTGCAGTCAACCAGCCAGCAAAAGACCCTCGGAAGCACAAGCGGAAACCCCTGGGAGTAGGATATTCTGCTAGGTAATTGTATATCTCTTTATGTAGATCTTTAGTAGGAAAATCTGAAGAAAGTCTGGGGGatttggtgggtgggggtgttggcTTCAATAGCTAGCTCTGGAGGTCCTCACTGGAGATGCAGATGTAACTCTTGTAGAGTTCTCCCCATGTCCACAATACTTGCATGAGTGGGGTGAGAGTCCTACCATCTTGTGAAGAAACAGATGCAGTTGCTCAGAGGAGGAGTGTCTGATGTCACATAGACCTTCAAAGAAAGTTGATTTACCTCCAGGGTACTGCATGAAATCAAGAATAATTCCTTCCCCAGCTTCGTGTGCTTGAGGAAGACTGACATCTCCCAGATATCACACTGAGTTTCTGATGTGCTGAATCCTTTGGAAGCACAACTGCAGGATTTAGGTTTCAGGATTTATTGTTTATTTCTATTATAGGTGGATTTGCATGCAATAAGATGAGATACTGCTATGATTGGATATATGACTATTAAAGCTCATGTTTATGATATCTTTGTTTTCACAGAAAATCTCCCCTGTATGACAATTGCTTCCTACATGCACCAGATGGGCAGCCTCTATGCACTTGTGATCGCAAGAAGGCGCAGTGGTATCTTGACAAGGGCATTGCGGGTATGTGAgccttttttttattattctgcaACAGTTGCTGGATGGGGTAATGGGGCCTACTAAACTTGAAATGCAGctcttattccttttttttttggtcaagatTGTGGTCAGTTAGAAACATtgcttatgacagtggtggtgaacctttggcactccagatgttatggactacaattggccatgctagcaggggctgatgggaattgtagtccataacatctggagtgccaaaggttcgccaccatgggcttatGAAGATGGGCTTAGCTATTTAATGCAGATCAACATGGCAACCTTGATGTAGCATTTGGATTTCATCTGCCAGCCAATCTGGTAGAAAACAGATGTCCTACTCTTCCAGTCCAGTTAAACTCCACTGAGCCACCTATTGCACATGTTTCAGTGTACCCCCTTTTACTTTGTAACGTCATTGTGGCTGGATGACCTCCACTCTCTTTTCCTCCTGAGGTCAGATCTCTTTGTCTTGGCCTGGATTTGAGCAGAGAGGTGTGCTatgttaccctaagtaggcagtttccactttagttggggaaattagctggagaaaGAGAGCGAGAGGGGAATAGTAGCGTATGTATACCAGATAGTCCTGGGTGAAGATTCTCAAATGAGCGGGCAGTTGTGCAGTTAAAATTGGttttcttacaaaataaaaacagtaaaacaaatataTCTCAAGTAATGAACATACGCTCTCAAAGCATTCAAAAGCTGATTaataaaagggaggaagttgagtaggatttcagggatgggtgatagttaccagtcctgaagggacatccagggaaagcagctccgaagaggaaaatgacctcttcaggagcaaaggaaagagcccacaGGCAAGTGGGGATTGCACATGGATCTGGGACACACTCATACTATGAAAAGTTCATCTGTCAATCTCGTTCTTTGACATGCAAGCTTGACACAAGATGGATCCCCAAACTCTcttgagaggcatccattttgtggagaGCAATGTCATGCTCTTATGCCAGTCATTGGCTCCTGTATCTTCATGGCACTccttagtgggaggaggggtcTGACTACTTACAGCTATGGCAACCAAAGTGGTAATAAACACTTTGGGGAGGTGCAGTGTCTCAGTGGTATAGCAACTAGGTAACAGGTtgagtccctggcatctccagttaaaaagaatcAGACCTCCAGCTGAGCccctggagagcccctgccagtcAGATTAAGCCCTACTGAGTCTGaaagacaaatggtctgactccaTATAAGACATGTGCTCATATATACGAAAGAAGCTGGCATGCAAAATAGGCACTATTGACCCTATTGTCCCCCTACTGCCCAGTTTTTAGCTTTATGCACTTATTATTTTGCGTAATCTCATTAAATGTCATCCCATGGTTATTCTTCAAACATTTATGATCTTGcttgctctctttctctgtttgGTGGTCCTAGAGTTAGTGAGTACAGACCCATTTATTGTGAAGCTACTATTTGAACCTTCTGGACGTCCTGAATCTCAGGTGGATTattatttaacagtcaaagagaACATGTGTGTTGTTTGTGGCAAGACAGAGTCTTATATCCGGTGAGTTCTTTAGCCAGTGAAAGTATATTTATCTGATACAGCAAAATACCAGAGCTTATGTTCTGGCCATTTTCCTGGCCCAGTACCTCCCCCCTCAGCagccctccacacacacccctcccccaagagactaccagccattttttaaattggCCATTGACTATTGTTATAACACTCTGTGTATTCGTTTCTTTCAATTTTAAAGATGAAAGCTGGAAAGAGTAAGCCTCTGCCCCCTTTTGTTGCAGAGACATGTCTTTCTCCTTAGATCTGCAATAAAAAGGGTTggatattttatgtttttttaatgacagcTGGGGATTCAGAGACTGCTATAATGATGTTCAATTGCCATTTTTAAGAAAGTCTcctggtgggtgggggaggaaatggcCAATGTGGGGTTAGGGCAGATAAAATGATGGCTGTGTGGGTGGAACtgggaaaatccaaactttctcaCTTGCACAGTAGTCTTGCACAGTAGTCTATCCCAAAGCCAAGAAAGTTTAGGAAAGTCAGGcaaaccctgtgaggtgcatAAATATGCCGTgtggggaaacaggaaaaaaaccctgcttcccaACAGCCTCAAGCCCAGAGTTAAATAACCTGTGTCAAAATGGCTCTTAATACTTGTGTGAAACAAAACAATCACCAATCAACCGAAATGTCACACACTGGCAAACTTTTCAGTACAGCACACTTctaaatatgtatatatgttcTTACAGAGCCCAGTGTGTATAGTGGTGCTGAACTGTTATGCGTCTGTTATTACAATACTTAAAACACAAGCAGCCTTACCCGACACTTGCCTATTTCCAGCCTTTAAAAGCCAACCTGATTTAGAAGGAGTTCCAGTGACCCCTGCCTCTTTGCCTCCTTTACAAATCGGGGTAGGTTGAAGCAGCTGATATGTGCAAACACATGAGTGGACCTTTCAGTTTGCTAGTGTGGTGGCTTCCAGCTTATGGGAAATTATTGATAAGATGTGAGCATTGCTTGCCAAATCTGACTTTTTTACACAGTGCTACAACCTACATTTGCCATGTTATTTGACATGAACTATAGCAAACCCGTGCTGGATATTTTCTTATTGGCGTACTATATAGCAATAATTCTCAATGGAATGTTCCTGTGCAGGCAAACCAGTCCTGTTGCAAATGATTGTTGTAGTGCAATGAATACGTAATATCTAGCACTGTGTGGATAGAACCATGGTTATTGTTCAAAACAACTGGCCTGTTTGTTCAACAGAAAGAACATAGTGCCTCATGAATACCGGAAACACTTCCCCATCCAGATGAAGGACCACAATTCTCATGACGTGCTCCTCCTGTGCACTGCCTGTCATGCTATTTCCAATTACTATGATAACAATTTGAAGCAGAGGTTGGCTGAGGAGTTTGGTGCCCCCATTGGCTGCGAGGAGGGTGTTCGCCTGTTAGAAGATCCCATCCGCAGGCAAGTCCGTTCAGGTGCTAGGGCTCTTCTGAATGCAGACGGCTTGCCTGATACTAGGAAAGAAGAACTGTTACAGGTGGTCAAGGACTACTTCCACGCTATGACAGTGTCCCAAGAAATGCTACAAGAAGCTGCTGGACTGGAAACCAGGTACGTTTCACATCTACTGGTTCAGACTGCAAATTAGTCAGATGTGTGCCAAGGTTTAAATTCATGTCAACAGGCCAGGCCTTACTGCTTCATATTATGATCTGATTATTTGCATTAACCTCAAGGTTTGTTcatttggctccaccccctgtgtCTTCATGAGCATGACCTGATTTGGAAGCTCTCTGTAGCACAGATCCTGACCTCAAGAGGCATCCCACTGTAGTGAGTAGATTACAAGAGAAGGTGGATTGAGAGGAAATGTGTTTAtaccagaaaggggaggggagaccaCATGATTTAAGGTTGCATCATATATAGGGTGTCCCTTTCCCCTCTCTGTTGACAAAGAACATAATtttacccctcccacacacacctgggTTATTAGTAAAATGCATAATAATCTGGTTTCACGTTGATCTACAGTTGAATCCTGAGCAGAACTGCACACCTCTGAGCCTATTGGTTTAGGCTTAAAAGGGCCTAACTGCCAGTTGCTCAGCTTTCTTTATTTGAGGGTGATCAGAGTCCTCTGAAGAATCTACATAGCTTCACCATCACAGCCTGTTGTCAGTATGTACAGCAGACATGACTTCAAAATGATTTTATGCGTACCTTTAAAGGGCCCAAAATGTAATGGGCCTGTAGGTTGTTTGGGTCTTCCATGAACTTCCATGCTTTTCTGAATCCAGGTTTTGTTTTTACGTTTTCAGGATTTGCAATGAGACCTATATGCCACATGGTCTGAAAGTGGTGCAGTGTTTTGCCAGAGCGGGTCTCTACTCCCTCATGCAGCTGGAGAGACGCTGGCGCCAGCACTTCTTGGACACTATGCAGCCCAAGTATCTCCCAAAGCAGTGGTCTGTTGATCACAATCATGAGAAATTGATCCGAAAGTATGGAGAGGATCTCCAGGTTGAATTGTCTTGAAAACTGGAGCTTCCAGAAGATATTCATAGCCtgaagtggctgacaaacttagCAAAATGTAACTGTTTTCCTTTGATCTCCCATGTTTCCTTTAATCTCCCATGCTGGTTATGTTAAATTAGCTTGTtcccttctactgagtcagaccattgttcTGTTAAGGTCAGTACTGGCTATTGTGATTGGCAGTGgatttccagggtctcaagcaaaaGCCTTCCATATCACCACCTGCTTgatctttttaattggagatgctggcaACTAAACCTGAGACCTTCTCTACCACTCAGCCATAGCCCCTCTCTTGAATTGGTTAGGAAACTGTTACTTGTGCGTGTTGACAAAACTGCAGCAAGGTTAAAACATTTAATTCAGCATGGtgtaagtggttaagagtggtgcacttaaatctggtgaattggattttttccccaacacctccacatgaagcctgctgggtgaccttgggcaagtcacagttctttcagaactctctcagcctcacctacctcacaaggtggctattGTGGGGACGGGAaaggatggagtttgtaagctgctttgagatgccttgcagtagagaaaagcaggttataaatccaaacttttcttctaaatTTTGAAATACAATTTGAATGGACTTACTTGAACTCTCTGCTTCTTGTTCTATTGATTGATTTACTACCAGTGTACCATTAAAGCTACTGCTGGCAGGAAAACATATTGTTGCCAAGTAACAGATATACCTCTTCTACCACAGCATTACCTCTTGGCTATAGTACACTGgtatatggggaaaaaaacttgaACTCCATGTTTCTCAGGAGGCGACATAGCAGGATGCAGTGATGCTGTGGGAACATGTTAGATTTTGGcttttcatttttgtgtgtgtaaaaaaccCCCTGTCAGTAATCATATGTAATGTTATGTTGATTCCACCAATTCCTCTCTCAGGACTTGggagtctccccctccccccccccccgccaatgtgCTGGTACTTACTCCTGGGGAGTACCATCACAAAAAAAGCCGAGTTACATTCAGAAATGACTATGTCAATTTTCTAGGTCATTCCTTCTTTAAAATGGTTAGGTAAAAGAACATGTTTGGGTGACAAATGAGAATATGGATGTGCTCTAAAGAGGAGATGAATATTTAGCCCCTCACGCTTGGAGCAGGAAAACATTGACAATGGCAGTTTGAGCAGCAAAAAAGCAGCACCATTGTAGATTCCTCCTGGGGGTCAGCAAGCTAATTGTGACAAGGGCAAATGCATCCACACAGCTGTATGGAGTCAACAAAATCCCAATTCCTGCCTTTTGGCAAAAGTTTGGAGAAAGTCCACACGAGGTAACGAGATGAATGGAAAAACTTGCAGCTACAAATGTACCCCGTAAGGATATGTAATGAGATAATTGCCTCTCATCCTATGAAGGAATATTTTTTGTGAAAATTCCTTTTTTTAGCTAAGTAGCCATAGATACCTTGTAGAGTCTGTGACAGATAAAATCTCTGGGAGAGAACTTATTTTGAACAGTACAAGAAAATTGGGGGTTCTGAATATTTAAACTGGTAAACCAGTCAGAAACTTTCTGTGAGTGAATTATCTTTTTGGGGAAAGTATTTTTGTTAGggaggaaattttaaaaatgcatacgaATGCCAGTTAACCTTTTAACTACTAAAAAACTGCATGCATGGAAAATTATATCTCCTAAACTTTCTCAAATATAACTGAATATATGAGATTGAATAGAATTCAGGTTTCAATTAACTGTCTTAGAAAATTGTGGAAGCCCGAAGTCATCTTGCAGGCGCATCTTGATACATCTTAATACTAGCTTGTTGTCTACTTTAGCAAGATTAAAATGCTAAATGTAACTTTTACTTACAACTGAAGCAACAATAAATGTATCATTTCTTTAGTTACTCTAAGTGTCAGTAGAGAAAAGAAATCCTGCATTTTCATCCTGAACAGCTGCTGAACTTACAGTGAAGTTATAAAAACTACATGAGAATGTACCTGATTTGCATGAATTTCTGTGACTCAGTCAAACATATGCCATAAGGCAAATCTCAAATGCCAACAGCCATTCaagatatttacaaaaaaaacagttgtccatgctggcaggggctgatgggaattgtagtccatgaacatctggagcgccataggttggccacccctgcaggggtATTGTAAAGCTTcaggtgatttatttatttttatttatacacacacacacacgctactGTCTGTTTTTGGTAGGGATTAATATTCAATAAGTATGTTgcaattttatttgcattttaacattttaagagTGCATTATTTTTGAAGGGTATCTTTTAAAATCTCCGCTCTGCTCACTTTGCTTTGGTTTGGATCCAAGCCTTCACTTGCAGAAGCAGAAGCTCTGTTTGCACGTGGTGGAGGCGGAGTTTTCAGTGTTCCCTCTGGTCACAGTTTTTTGGGAGGGGCAATTACAATGGGCTTCAGTTGGGGGAGGAAATTTCCCTTCCATACAAGCAGAAGTGATTCTGATTGGGAGGATATGGGGATCCTGGTCTACGACTACACTCCATTTCTGATTAATTTTTGTTCTAGCAATTCATGGGGAACATCAATATGTTTCAGAGACTGTTGTTTTCACAGTTGCTGCTTCTCCCTTTTGCCCTCCCGCTGGCTGTATTTGGAAGCAAAGTGAACTACATTCTCTCAGAGACCATATGAGAAATAAAGACTATCAGAAATTCAATCCCAAAATGGCTGAGGAGGGATATAATTTAAATTCTTTCTTGTAGCATTCGTTTCATCACTCCACAACCCTTAACTTTGCTTTTCTTTCAGAGCAGAAATTCCTTCTGCTTGATCCGTCTACTGAAAAGGATGTAACATCCCTCAGCCACTAGATGGTACCCGAGAAGACAGAATGTTACATGACTATAAAGAAAGAGTTAGCTAGAATGCAGATAGAGGTGAACTGTTCTTTGACCTTGGCTGGATGCTACTGCTTCTCTTGCATGAAAAGACCAAGTTTTAGGCTCGATGGGAGTGACTgtctcttcatctaaatcatAAAGAAGGGATTCTAAAGCCTTAATTTAATAGCTTATTCCTTTTATTGGAACATTGTTCTACAGAACAACAGAATGGATAAATATTCAGTCAAGGCACAGCACCAAGCACTCCAACTCCTGAGTGGCTCATTTTCGATTTTGATTGAGCAACCTGAAGACTTGTACCATTTCTCCCATGCCTAAAGACTTGTACCATTTCTCCCATGCCTAAATACATTTCACAACATAAAATGCTGAATTTCATCTCCAAATGAAGCAGGGTAATTCTATTAATTCCGCTTTATTAAAGGGGTAGAATGTGAACTATTCAGGCACTTTGTTATGTTACTCTTCCAGTATAGGCAGTTTAGGAATAACATGGAATATCATGAAGAAACTGTAGGTAAATATAGTATTGAAATAACATGTTTTTCCCTGCCTGGGACAATTGCTCTAGAGGCAGGTGAATCTTCAAGCTAAAAGCCAGCAAGAGGTAATTTTTCTCGGTCCACCTAAGAGTTCTTTAAACATGGGTCTTTCATGAGAAAATCAATGATGCTCGTTAGTACTGTTCTTTAAAAagtcactatggccccttccgcacacgcaaaataatgcattttcaaaccactttcacaactgtttgcaagtggattttgccgttctgcacagcttcaaagagcactgaaagcagtttgaaagtgcattattctgcatgtgcggaatgagccaaaggttCCTTCTGGCTATTGCAGTATCAAAAACTATCTTTACTGGACCTACAGTGattctttaaattgctgttccTTCATATGGTTCTGAG contains these protein-coding regions:
- the EXD2 gene encoding exonuclease 3'-5' domain-containing protein 2 isoform X2; the encoded protein is MPRQTTVAVIVATLLGVTAGGLFFWKVTRRRKDKACIPLNRGGAVKEQGREDLPGEKFLPLFSTTVPWVEKILRGEIVIVSDAEGWNRLQPLLKEELEYCPVLGIDCEWASFEGKAKPVSLLQMAASSGLCVLLRLPRLTSGEKTLPKALLEILADGGILKVGVGCWEDGCKLLHDYGVTVRGSVDLRYLAMRQSKSLPPNGLSLKSLAERILNYSLDKSLHLRCSNWESEQLTEEQIAYAARDAQVSVALFLHLLRLPFVPQVERSEQTLPGWEKGLRKCQDLVDVPFKGRNNSCFGDDETKDGDLLQKAKNQWPLSNEQSAVNQPAKDPRKHKRKPLGVGYSARKSPLYDNCFLHAPDGQPLCTCDRKKAQWYLDKGIAELVSTDPFIVKLLFEPSGRPESQVDYYLTVKENMCVVCGKTESYIRKNIVPHEYRKHFPIQMKDHNSHDVLLLCTACHAISNYYDNNLKQRLAEEFGAPIGCEEGVRLLEDPIRRQVRSGARALLNADGLPDTRKEELLQVVKDYFHAMTVSQEMLQEAAGLETRICNETYMPHGLKVVQCFARAGLYSLMQLERRWRQHFLDTMQPKYLPKQWSVDHNHEKLIRKYGEDLQVELS
- the EXD2 gene encoding exonuclease 3'-5' domain-containing protein 2 isoform X1 — translated: MPRQTTVAVIVATLLGVTAGGLFFWKVTRRRKDKACIPLNRGGAVKEQGREDLPGEKFLPLFSTTVPWVEKILRGEIVIVSDAEGWNRLQPLLKEELEYCPVLGIDCEWCHSVTADHLPTGVDQGAPRGGKGRQASFEGKAKPVSLLQMAASSGLCVLLRLPRLTSGEKTLPKALLEILADGGILKVGVGCWEDGCKLLHDYGVTVRGSVDLRYLAMRQSKSLPPNGLSLKSLAERILNYSLDKSLHLRCSNWESEQLTEEQIAYAARDAQVSVALFLHLLRLPFVPQVERSEQTLPGWEKGLRKCQDLVDVPFKGRNNSCFGDDETKDGDLLQKAKNQWPLSNEQSAVNQPAKDPRKHKRKPLGVGYSARKSPLYDNCFLHAPDGQPLCTCDRKKAQWYLDKGIAELVSTDPFIVKLLFEPSGRPESQVDYYLTVKENMCVVCGKTESYIRKNIVPHEYRKHFPIQMKDHNSHDVLLLCTACHAISNYYDNNLKQRLAEEFGAPIGCEEGVRLLEDPIRRQVRSGARALLNADGLPDTRKEELLQVVKDYFHAMTVSQEMLQEAAGLETRICNETYMPHGLKVVQCFARAGLYSLMQLERRWRQHFLDTMQPKYLPKQWSVDHNHEKLIRKYGEDLQVELS
- the EXD2 gene encoding exonuclease 3'-5' domain-containing protein 2 isoform X3, encoding MAASSGLCVLLRLPRLTSGEKTLPKALLEILADGGILKVGVGCWEDGCKLLHDYGVTVRGSVDLRYLAMRQSKSLPPNGLSLKSLAERILNYSLDKSLHLRCSNWESEQLTEEQIAYAARDAQVSVALFLHLLRLPFVPQVERSEQTLPGWEKGLRKCQDLVDVPFKGRNNSCFGDDETKDGDLLQKAKNQWPLSNEQSAVNQPAKDPRKHKRKPLGVGYSARKSPLYDNCFLHAPDGQPLCTCDRKKAQWYLDKGIAELVSTDPFIVKLLFEPSGRPESQVDYYLTVKENMCVVCGKTESYIRKNIVPHEYRKHFPIQMKDHNSHDVLLLCTACHAISNYYDNNLKQRLAEEFGAPIGCEEGVRLLEDPIRRQVRSGARALLNADGLPDTRKEELLQVVKDYFHAMTVSQEMLQEAAGLETRICNETYMPHGLKVVQCFARAGLYSLMQLERRWRQHFLDTMQPKYLPKQWSVDHNHEKLIRKYGEDLQVELS